The window GGCCGGCGTGCCGTCGACCAAGGGGACACTGGCGACATGAGCGGGCAGCCTATCACGATGATCGATTACGGCGGCAGCAATCTGCGCTCGGTGCAGAAGGCGTTTGAGGCGGTGGGCGCGGCCGTGGTGGTGACGGCCGACCCGGCCGCGATTAGCCGGGCCGCGAAGCTGGTGTTGCCCGGTGTGGGGGCCTTCGGCGCGGGCATGGACGCGCTGCGGGCGCGCGGCCTCGATGCGGCCGTCAGCGATGGCGTGGCGCGGGGGGCGTGGCTGCTGGGCATCTGCCTGGGGATGCAATTCCTGTTCGACGCGAGCGAAGAAATGGGGCAGTGGCCGGGGTTGGGCTTGCTGCCCGGTCGCGTCGTCCGCTTCGAGCAGATCGCCGGCGCGTCGCTGAAGGTGCCGCATATGGGCTGGAACGAGATCGAATCGCGCGCGCCCCATCCCCTGCTGGCGAATGTCGCCCCCGACGCGCACGCCTATTTTGTCCACTCCTACGTTTGCGTCCCCGACCGCCCGGCCGACGTGCTGGCGACGGCCGACTATGGCGGCCCATTCGCGGCCATCGTCGGCCGGGGGCGGGTCTATGGCCTGCAATTTCACCCGGAGAAGAGCCAGGCGGCCGGTTTGCGCATCCTGGGCAACTTCGCGGCACTGGAGGAAGATGGCGATGGCCTTCCATATCTACCCGGCGATTGATTTGCGCCACGGCCGCGTCGTGCGGCTGGAATTGGGCGATCCGGCCCGCCAGACGGTCTTCAGCGACGACCCGCTGGAGACGGCCGGGCGCTGGCTGGCCGCGGGGGCCGACCGGCTCCACGTCGTCAACCTCGATGGCGCGTTCGCCGAGACGGGGCAGGCCAATTGGGCGGCGCTGGCCCGGTTGGGCCAGCTGGCGGCCCGCATTCAGTTCGGCGGCGGCCTGCGGACGTTGGCCGACGTGGACGCGGCGCTGGCCTGCGGCGTGTGGCGCGTCGTGTTGGGCACGGCGGCGCTGGAGAACCCCGAACTGGTGGCCGCCGCGCTGGCCGGCTATGGGCCGGAACGGGTGGCGGCCGGCATCGACGCCCGCGACGGTCGGGTGCGCACCCACGGCTGGCAGGCGGCCACGGACGTGTCGCCGGTCGAGCTGGGCCGGACGATGCGGGCCGCCGGCATCCGTACCG is drawn from Candidatus Promineifilum breve and contains these coding sequences:
- the hisA gene encoding 1-(5-phosphoribosyl)-5-[(5-phosphoribosylamino)methylideneamino]imidazole-4-carboxamide isomerase yields the protein MAFHIYPAIDLRHGRVVRLELGDPARQTVFSDDPLETAGRWLAAGADRLHVVNLDGAFAETGQANWAALARLGQLAARIQFGGGLRTLADVDAALACGVWRVVLGTAALENPELVAAALAGYGPERVAAGIDARDGRVRTHGWQAATDVSPVELGRTMRAAGIRTAIYTDIARDGILSGVNVTATAALAEATGLEIIASGGVSSLDDVAQLRAYAPGIGGVIIGRALYDNRVDLAAAVALAGEGDSHAG
- the hisH gene encoding imidazole glycerol phosphate synthase subunit HisH, with amino-acid sequence MSGQPITMIDYGGSNLRSVQKAFEAVGAAVVVTADPAAISRAAKLVLPGVGAFGAGMDALRARGLDAAVSDGVARGAWLLGICLGMQFLFDASEEMGQWPGLGLLPGRVVRFEQIAGASLKVPHMGWNEIESRAPHPLLANVAPDAHAYFVHSYVCVPDRPADVLATADYGGPFAAIVGRGRVYGLQFHPEKSQAAGLRILGNFAALEEDGDGLPYLPGD